AGCACGAAACTCAACCCGACAAGCAGTATCGCTCTCCACCTTCGTTAGGGTCACATCCACTACCGGGACACCTAGCCATGAAACAGTATAGGATAACGGCTGGGCGAATAGAAGCACGGGCAGGAGTAGGGCACCTCCTATAACCGGGAATGGAGAAAAAGGAATCCAGCCTGATAGGCATCTAATTCGAGCAGCCATCACGAGCCCACTTAAAGTATAACTCGAGGTTTAACCGCAGCTATCATTTTCTCTCCTGGTTTTAGGCCGGTACCAAGGCAAGCGGTTCCCCCAGAAACTGGCCAAACCCACCACCGTCACGTAGGGGATTTGCAGCAGAAACCACAGGGGAAAATGACGCCGAATTTCCCTGAGGAATACCTTGGAAGCACCGATCCAAAGGAATGTCCCTTCAACTAATGCTTTAAGGAGAATCCCCGTGATTAACACCGGAAGGACAGCAGCAGAATCTGCAATAGCAGCCAGGGCCAGGACTATGAGCAGAGCGTTGGCACCGAAGGTGGCAATGGGAATGGGTAAAAAAACCAGGTTATAACGCCACATGGCCAGCGCATCCCCGGCCCACCGGATGCGCTGAAAAATAAATCGTTCTAGCGAACCAGCGGGATCGGTCATAACTCGGCTTTCCGGATCGGTA
This Candidatus Neomarinimicrobiota bacterium DNA region includes the following protein-coding sequences:
- a CDS encoding glycosyltransferase, producing the protein EQLDFVMLMLAARGATLMGTPWASSGQNQAYRRSVYEQVGGFRDVARRLQGDDSLFLQVARRRARARVTFATDPESRVMTDPAGSLERFIFQRIRWAGDALAMWRYNLVFLPIPIATFGANALLIVLALAAIADSAAVLPVLITGILLKALVEGTFLWIGASKVFLREIRRHFPLWFLLQIPYVTVVGLASFWGNRLPWYRPKTRRENDSCG